CGGGTGCCGTTCCGCGGCTGGCGCCTCGTAAGCTTCACCAGCTACGAGAGCGTGCGCGAGCGGGTGAATGGGGTGCTGGCCCTCATCATCATGGGCTTCGCGCTGCTTTTGGCGCTGGGCTTCTACTTGCTCAACCGCCGTGCGCAGTTGCGCTCGCTGCTGTTCCAGCGGGAATCGGTTCAACTTCGCCGCCTAAACGACCGTCTGACAAAGGAAATTGCCGAACGAAAGCGCGTGCAGGAGGAGTTGAAGGAGACCGAGCAGTCGCTGGCGCAATCCTCGAAACTGGCCGCCCTGGGCGAGATGTCGGCTGCGGTCAGCCACGAGCTGAACCAGCCGCTGGCGGCGATGAAGACATATCTCGCAGGGGCGCGCCTCCTGCTGCAGCGGCGGCGCTCCGACGAGGCGCTCTCGAGCTTCCAACGGATCGACGACCTGATCGAGCGGATGGGCGCCATCACCCGGCAGCTCAAGTCCTATGCCCGCAAGGGCGGAGAGGCGTTCGAGCAGGTCGATGTCCGCCAGGCCGTGTCCTCGGCGCTGACGCTGATGGAGCCGCAGCTTCGCCAGCAGACCGTCAAGCTGAGCCAGCACCTGCCCGAAGGGCCGGCCTGGGTGATGGCCGATCGGCTGCGGCTGGAACAGGTGATCATCAACCTCGTGCGCAACGCGCTCGATGCGATGCAGGGCGCCGATGAGCGGGAGCTCGATATTTTGCTGACCGTCGGCGACGAGGTCGTTCTGGCCGTCCGCGACAGCGGCGCCGGGATCGAAGCGCCCGATCAGCTCTTCGAGCCGTTCTACACCACCAAGAAGCCGGGCGAGGGGGTGGGGCTCGGCCTCGCCATCTCCTCGGGGATCGTCGGCGATCTGGGTGGGCGGCTGACCGCGCGCAATGGCTCGTCGGGGGGCGCGGTGTTCGAGGTCCGCCTGCCCGCCGTGGGCCAGGCTGCGCTGGACGCCGCCGAATGAACGGGAGATCGGCGTGGCTCCGCCCGTGACCGCGAGCCGCGACGACATGGTTTGAACTGCGACAATCCGACATAGATAGGATTCACGGACGGGCGAAAGCCCTGACTGACCAACAGGAGCCGCAATGGCCGAGCAGACCAAGATCGCCATCGTCGACGACGAACAGGACATGCGTCAATCCATCAGCCAGTGGCTGGCCCTGTCGGGGTTCGCGACCGAGACCTACGCCTCGGCCGAGGAGGCGTTGAAGTCCATCGGGGCCGACTTTCCCGGCGTCGTCATCAGCGATATCCGGATGCCCGGCATGGACGGGATGGCCTTCCTCAAGCGGTTGATGAGCACCGACAGCTCGCTTCCCGTCATCATGATCACCGGCCATGGCGACGTACCCATGGCGGTCGAGGCGATGCAGCTCGGGGCGTACGACTTCATGGAGAAGCCGTTCAATCCCGATCGGCTGACCGATCTGGCGCGGCGGGCCTGCCAGGCGCGCAAGCTGACGCTCGACAACCGGGCTCTGCGGCGGGAGCTTTCGGACGGCACGGTCCTGATGCGCAAGCTGATCGGCACGTCGCCCGCGATGGAGCGGCTGCGCGAGGATATCCTCGATCTCGGGCAGGCCGACACCCACGTCCTGATCGACGGCGAGACGGGGACGGGCAAGACGCTGGTGGCGCATGCGCTGCATGCCGTGGGCCCGCGGCAAGGCAAGACGTTCGCCCTGACCTCCTGCGCCGCACTGGGCGAGGAGGAGCTTGGCTCGAAGCTCTTCGGCCCGGTGACCGAGGGCGGCCTGCCGCTGGTCGAGGAAGCGCGGGGCGGCACGCTCGTGCTGGAAGACATCGAGGCGCTGCCGCTGGCGCTGCAGGCTCGGCTTCTGACCTTCATCAACGATCAGGGCACGCCCGCCGAGACGCGGATTGTGGCCATCCACAACGGCTCGGACCCCGAGAAGACACTCGAGGATTCGCTGCGGCCCGACCTGTTCTTCCGGCTGGCCGCGATGAAGCTGGTTCTGCCCCCGCTGCGCAACCGCGGCGAGGACGTGCTGACGCTCTTCACCCATTTCGCCGAGTCCTTCGGCGAGGAATACGGCGCCACGCCGCCCCAGCTCAGCGCGCAGGAGGCCGCGCAACTCCTGCAGGCGCCGTGGCCGGGCAATGTCCGCCAGCTTATCAATCTCGGAGAACGGGCCGTGCTGCAGCAGCGTCGCGGCACGGGTTCGATCTCCTCTCTCCTGATGTCCGACACGCAGGAGCAGGGCGAGACGGTGCAGGTCACGACCGAGGGCAAGCCCTTGAAGGAATATGTCGAGGCGTTCGAGCGGATGCTGATCGACAACACCATGCGCCGGCATCGCGGCTCGATCGCGGGC
This portion of the uncultured Jannaschia sp. genome encodes:
- a CDS encoding ATP-binding protein; translation: MIVAALAAIAVANSLLTQRFVETTKQRAELRQSLYAGAILSELQRNSVVPLLLARDPTLIQALNAEDFSTSSQRLISYVDEIGAASIRLLDMDGRTVAATDREELGSVHGSSPFFTEATDTTDTVFTLVPNEAGLYEASFSRVVQDGPRQLGVLQVQVDLAQFEIRWRGTTAAVAVTDAAGTVILSTEPRWRGKPLAEALAVTSVPSALDRALASATSFGGRDDPDEVSSASLMQMEARVPFRGWRLVSFTSYESVRERVNGVLALIIMGFALLLALGFYLLNRRAQLRSLLFQRESVQLRRLNDRLTKEIAERKRVQEELKETEQSLAQSSKLAALGEMSAAVSHELNQPLAAMKTYLAGARLLLQRRRSDEALSSFQRIDDLIERMGAITRQLKSYARKGGEAFEQVDVRQAVSSALTLMEPQLRQQTVKLSQHLPEGPAWVMADRLRLEQVIINLVRNALDAMQGADERELDILLTVGDEVVLAVRDSGAGIEAPDQLFEPFYTTKKPGEGVGLGLAISSGIVGDLGGRLTARNGSSGGAVFEVRLPAVGQAALDAAE
- a CDS encoding sigma-54 dependent transcriptional regulator, producing MAEQTKIAIVDDEQDMRQSISQWLALSGFATETYASAEEALKSIGADFPGVVISDIRMPGMDGMAFLKRLMSTDSSLPVIMITGHGDVPMAVEAMQLGAYDFMEKPFNPDRLTDLARRACQARKLTLDNRALRRELSDGTVLMRKLIGTSPAMERLREDILDLGQADTHVLIDGETGTGKTLVAHALHAVGPRQGKTFALTSCAALGEEELGSKLFGPVTEGGLPLVEEARGGTLVLEDIEALPLALQARLLTFINDQGTPAETRIVAIHNGSDPEKTLEDSLRPDLFFRLAAMKLVLPPLRNRGEDVLTLFTHFAESFGEEYGATPPQLSAQEAAQLLQAPWPGNVRQLINLGERAVLQQRRGTGSISSLLMSDTQEQGETVQVTTEGKPLKEYVEAFERMLIDNTMRRHRGSIAGVMEELSLPRRTLNEKMAKYGLSRSNYL